GGCTGATGCTGGCCACGCACAACAGCAGCAACACCACCACCACGGCCGTCAGGCCACCCCAACCGCTGATTGCGCGCCGCCAGTTCACCGGCAGCCCTTCCCGTCTTGCATGCTGCCTACTTTCCTTGCGCCAACGCCGCGGCGATCTGATCCACGTTCTGCTGCATGGCCGTCAGGCCCGCGCTGCCGAGCAGATACCAGTTGAAGCCGTTCAGGTAGACCACGCGCTGGTTCTTCCACGCCTTGGTCGGACGCACCAGCTCGTTGTCCAGCATGCGCTGCGCCGACACGCCTTCGCGGCCGATGGCGGCGTCGCGGTCGATCACGAACAGCCAGTCCGGATCGGTCTGGGCAATGAACTCGAACGAAATCGCCTGGCCGTGGTTGGACACGTTCAGGCCGGTCGCGGCAGGTTTGACGCCGAACGCGTCATGGATCACGCCAAAGCGCGAGCCCGGACCGTAGGCGCTCATCTTGCCGCCGGTCGTCAGCACGATCAACGCGGTGCCCGCGTTGGCGGCCTTGCCTTTCAGCGCCGCGATGGAAGCGTCGAGCGCGGCCAGCTTCTCCTTGGCCGCGCCCTCTTTCCCGTAAAGCGCGGCCAGCGTTTCGGTGTTGCGCCGGACGCTGCCGACCAGGTCCTTGGCATCGACCGTCAGGTCGACGGTGGGCGCAATCTTGGACAGCTCGTCATACTTGGGCGCCGAGCGGCCAGCCACGAAAATGACTTGCGGCGCGGCGGCGTGGATGACCTCGTAGTTGGGCTCGAACATCGTGCCCGCCTTCAGATACCGCTTGTCGGCGAACTGGCTCAGCTGCGGCGGCAGCTTGGCGGCGCTGGGTACGCCCACCGGGTCCACGCCGAGCGTGTGCAGGGTGTCCAGCACGGCCAGATCCAGCACGATCGTCTTGGACGGGTTGGACGGCACGGCGGCTTCGCCGCGCGCGTGCTTGACCGGCGTCGTGGACTGCGCGGCGCACACGGCAGCCGCGGCGCTCAGCGCCAGGGCCACGCCGGCCCGGGTTGCCCAGCGGCGGGCGGCGCCCGCCTGTTTTCCATTGTTCATGCAAACCTCTCTGTGGTGGGACGCCAAAAGCGCCCCGTCAAAACTCAGAACTTCACACCCACGCCCAGCCAGTAACGGCGGCCGTCTTCGACGTAGCCGAAGTCGTCGTAGGCGACCTGCTTGTCGAACAGGTTGTAGATGCCGGCATACACCGACACGGTCTTGTTGACGGCGTACGAACCGCCCAGGTCCACGAACGTGTAGGACGGCGCGACCAGCGCACTGGTGGACGGGCCCGTCGTCGGCTGGCTTTCGCGGCCGCGGTAGTTGATGCGCGCCCACGCTTGCAACCCGTCGGACGGCTGCCAATTTACCGTGGTGGTGAACAGGTGCTTGGGCAACTGGTTCAGCGGCTCGCCCTTGTACTGGCCGGACTTCTGCTCGGACTTCGTGAACGTATAGCTGCTGGTCATCGACCAGTCGGCCGACAGCGGCAGCTTCAGGCTGGCTTCCACGCCGCGCGACACGGCCTTGTCCACGTTCATGTACGTGGTGGGGTCCGAGCCGAACTGGTTGGGGCCGTCCGTGCACTGCGACAAGGGGCAAGCCACGCGGGTGATCTTGTCCTTGAAGTCGTTGTTGAACAACGTGATGCCGGCGTTCATGCCTTCGCCGTCGTCATACAGCAGGCCGATTTCCTGGGTCACCGACTTTTCAGGCGTCAGGTCCGGGTTGCCGTACATGTTGCCGCCGCGGCTGGTCTGGCCCCAGCCGGCCACGGTCTGGCGCAGGTCGGGCGCACGGAAGCCGGTGGAGACACCGCCCTTCAGGGTCCAGCGTTCTGCCATGTGCCACACGCCGTACAGGCGCGGGCTGAAGTGGCTGCCGAAATTCTCGTCCTGATCCATGCGCAGGCCGGTCGTGAGGGCAAAGCTTTCGGTCAGGCGCCATTCGTCTTCGGCGAACAGGGCCCATTGATACCGTTCCACCTTGTTGGGGCCGCCTTCCAACTGGTTGCCGTTCTGGTCATGCAGGCGCTGATTCAGATAGCTGCCGCCCAGTGTCAGCATGTGCGAACCCAGCGGCAGCGACCAGCTCGTCTGCAGGTCCAGGTTCTTGATCTTCATCTGGCGCGAGCGGTTATCAAACTCTTCCTGCTGCACATAGCTGTCGGACACGCCCCAGCCCCAGCGGCCGGTGTGCGACAACGCCCACTTGCTGCTGCGGTAATCGGTTTCCGACGACGCCGGGCAGCCCGTGCGCGGGCACGCCGTGCCGGGCGGCAGCGGCTCCACCGTCTTGCCCAGGGTGTCCTGGAACTTCTGGCGCATCGTGGTCGCTTCCAGCACGATGTCGTGATCCCGGTTGGGCGTCAGCGCCAGCTTGGCGGTCACGCTTTCGGCATTGCGCTTGCGGTAGCCGTTGTAGATATTGTCTTCGTCGCGCTGCGTGGCCTGGCCGTAGATCTGCAGGCCCAGCAGGTCGTTCTTGATGGGGCCGGCCAGGTAGAAGTTGCCCTGGTAGATGTCGCCCGACTTGCTGCTCTCCTGGATCGTCGTATCCATGCGGATTTCGCCGTGCCATTCGTCAGGCACCTTGCGCGTGATGATGTTGATCACCCCGCCCATGGCGTCCGACCCGTACAGCGACGACATCGGGCCGCGCACCACTTCAATGCGCTCGATGGCCGACAGCGGCGGCGTCCAGCCGCCCTCCACACCCGTCGAGTCCGAGTTGGTGCGGGTTTCGCGCGAGCTCTGGCGCTTGCCGTCGATCAGGATCAGCGTGTACTTCGGGCCCATGCCGCGCAGGCTGATGTCCTGGCGGTCGCCGCCGCCCGTGACGATGACGCCCGGCACTTCGACCAGCGCGTCGTTCAGGTCGCGGTAGAACTTCTTGTCCAGATCCTCACGCGTGATGACGCTGATCGAGGCCGGCGCATCCTGGATGCGTTGCTCGAAACCGCTGGCCGTGACGACGACCGTGTCCATTGTCGTGGTGGCGTCCGCGGCCTGCGCCCAGACGGCGGACGGCCCCAGACCGAAACCCGCGGCGCACAAGGCGGCGGCCAGTTGCGTGCGCGACGCGGCGATGCGCTGGCCGGCGGCCAGTTCTTTCCTGCTCATGATTCCAACTTCTCCCGTCCCCGGTTTGCGCCACGCCCCACGCGTGGCACGCCCCGGCTCCCACTTATTAATGAAAACCATTCTCATATTAGAATTGGGGCTTGCAGCACGCCGCAACACGCTTTCCGCAACTTTTATCTTCTTTGCATTTCTTGACACTCCGGCGCGCGGCGTTCGGCCACACTGCCGGATGCTCGACGCCCAACACGCATGCCTTTCACTCATTCAGCGGTGGCGCGCCGCATCTTGCTGATCGACGACGACGTCGAGCTGGCGCAGATGCTGCGCGAATACCTGGAACCCCATCAATGCCAGCTGACGCTGGCCCACACCGGCGCGCAAGGCTTGTCCTTGCTGGCGCAGGACGATTTCGACCTGGTGCTGCTGGACCTGATGCTGCCCGACGGCAACGGGCTGGATCTGCTCAAGCACTATCGGCAGCGCTCGCGCCGCCCGGTCATCATGTTCACCGCGCACGGCGGCGAGACCGACCGCGTGCTGGGCCTGGAGTTCGGCGCGGACGATTACCTGGCCAAGCCCTTCAGCCCGCGTGAGCTCAAGGCGCGTGTCACCGCCGTGCTGCGCCGTTTTGAAGAAACGCCCGTCGCCGCAAGTCCGTCGCTCAGCCTGGGCGCCCTGTCGCTGGACCCGGCGACCGGCCGAGCGCGCATGGGCGCCGACGAAGTCACGCTGACCGGCGCCGAGCAGCGCATCCTGGAAATCCTGATGCGCGCGCCCGGCCAGGTCATCGCGCGCGACCAGATCGGCCTTTACGCGCTGGGCCGCGCGCCGGACCGCTACGACCGCAGCATCGACACGCACATCAGCAGCCTGCGCAAAAAGCTGCGCCTGGATCAACACGCCGACACGCTATCCATCCGCAATCTGCGCGGTCTGGGCTACGTGCTGGCGGGCGCTGCGTGATGACGTTGTTGCCCGCCCGCTCGCTCTTCTGGCGCGCGTTCCTGACGTTCTGGGGCGCCATGGCGGTCATCCTGGTCTGCGGCATGGTGCTGACGGCGTCGGTGGCCTGGTACCGCTTCAACTCGCTGGACGGCCTGAATCCCGGCAACCTCACGCGCGACGCCGCGCAGGTCGCGCGCACACAGGGCCAGGACGGCCTGGAGCGCTGGGTGCGCGCCATGGACGACAACTACTCGGCGCTGAAGATCTACGTCATGGACGCAAAGGACCAGGAGATCCTGGGCCGGCGCCTGCCGACGCGCCTGCACGACTGGCTGGTCGCGTACCGCGCCGCGCCCGACCGGCTGCCGCAGTCGGACTATGTGCCGGCGGATCCCGCAGGCGAACGCGTCTCGTGGTGGGAACCGCAGATCCTGATCCTGCCGGATGGCTCGGAACTGCTGATGCTGTTTCTGCCGTTCGATTCGTCGCGCTGGGAAGTCCTGGCGCTGTCGCCCGTTGCGCTGGCGCTACTGCTGTTCGCGCTGGCGGTGACCGCGCCCTTCTGCTGGGCATTGACGCGTCACATCACCGCACCGCTGGCGCAGTTGCGCCAGACCACGCTCGCGTTGGCGGCTGGGCAACTGGACACGAAGACACCGCCAAAACTCGCCACGCGCCAGGACGAGCTTGGCCTGCTGGCGCGCGACTTCGACGCGATGGCGGTGCGCTTGAAGGCGCTGGTCGACACGCGCGAGCAGCTGCTGCATAACGTGGCGCATGAACTGAGGTCGCCGCTTGCGCGCCTGCGCCTGGCCTCTGAACTGGCGCGCCGCAACGACGAACGGCGCGATCTGCAGCTGGACCGCATCGAACGCGAATGCGAGCGGTTGGACGCCTTGGTCGGCAACACGCTGCGCCTTGCCCGCGTGGGCGCCCTGCCCGTGCCGACCGAACCGCTGGACCTGT
The DNA window shown above is from Achromobacter spanius and carries:
- a CDS encoding ligand-gated channel protein, with the translated sequence MSRKELAAGQRIAASRTQLAAALCAAGFGLGPSAVWAQAADATTTMDTVVVTASGFEQRIQDAPASISVITREDLDKKFYRDLNDALVEVPGVIVTGGGDRQDISLRGMGPKYTLILIDGKRQSSRETRTNSDSTGVEGGWTPPLSAIERIEVVRGPMSSLYGSDAMGGVINIITRKVPDEWHGEIRMDTTIQESSKSGDIYQGNFYLAGPIKNDLLGLQIYGQATQRDEDNIYNGYRKRNAESVTAKLALTPNRDHDIVLEATTMRQKFQDTLGKTVEPLPPGTACPRTGCPASSETDYRSSKWALSHTGRWGWGVSDSYVQQEEFDNRSRQMKIKNLDLQTSWSLPLGSHMLTLGGSYLNQRLHDQNGNQLEGGPNKVERYQWALFAEDEWRLTESFALTTGLRMDQDENFGSHFSPRLYGVWHMAERWTLKGGVSTGFRAPDLRQTVAGWGQTSRGGNMYGNPDLTPEKSVTQEIGLLYDDGEGMNAGITLFNNDFKDKITRVACPLSQCTDGPNQFGSDPTTYMNVDKAVSRGVEASLKLPLSADWSMTSSYTFTKSEQKSGQYKGEPLNQLPKHLFTTTVNWQPSDGLQAWARINYRGRESQPTTGPSTSALVAPSYTFVDLGGSYAVNKTVSVYAGIYNLFDKQVAYDDFGYVEDGRRYWLGVGVKF
- a CDS encoding response regulator transcription factor codes for the protein MPFTHSAVARRILLIDDDVELAQMLREYLEPHQCQLTLAHTGAQGLSLLAQDDFDLVLLDLMLPDGNGLDLLKHYRQRSRRPVIMFTAHGGETDRVLGLEFGADDYLAKPFSPRELKARVTAVLRRFEETPVAASPSLSLGALSLDPATGRARMGADEVTLTGAEQRILEILMRAPGQVIARDQIGLYALGRAPDRYDRSIDTHISSLRKKLRLDQHADTLSIRNLRGLGYVLAGAA
- a CDS encoding siderophore ABC transporter substrate-binding protein yields the protein MNNGKQAGAARRWATRAGVALALSAAAAVCAAQSTTPVKHARGEAAVPSNPSKTIVLDLAVLDTLHTLGVDPVGVPSAAKLPPQLSQFADKRYLKAGTMFEPNYEVIHAAAPQVIFVAGRSAPKYDELSKIAPTVDLTVDAKDLVGSVRRNTETLAALYGKEGAAKEKLAALDASIAALKGKAANAGTALIVLTTGGKMSAYGPGSRFGVIHDAFGVKPAATGLNVSNHGQAISFEFIAQTDPDWLFVIDRDAAIGREGVSAQRMLDNELVRPTKAWKNQRVVYLNGFNWYLLGSAGLTAMQQNVDQIAAALAQGK
- a CDS encoding HAMP domain-containing sensor histidine kinase, whose protein sequence is MTLLPARSLFWRAFLTFWGAMAVILVCGMVLTASVAWYRFNSLDGLNPGNLTRDAAQVARTQGQDGLERWVRAMDDNYSALKIYVMDAKDQEILGRRLPTRLHDWLVAYRAAPDRLPQSDYVPADPAGERVSWWEPQILILPDGSELLMLFLPFDSSRWEVLALSPVALALLLFALAVTAPFCWALTRHITAPLAQLRQTTLALAAGQLDTKTPPKLATRQDELGLLARDFDAMAVRLKALVDTREQLLHNVAHELRSPLARLRLASELARRNDERRDLQLDRIERECERLDALVGNTLRLARVGALPVPTEPLDLSDVVAGVVDDARYEAEGRHLQIDWDTPAPIRIAGDRASLASAIENVLRNALRFAPAHSVIRVRLLTSASEASLEIEDHGPGVATQELASLFEPFYRAGSASAANTPGGGAGLGLSIAQAAIAAHKGSISARNVAPHGLSVRMDLPLLSAAAARPATG